A single Triticum dicoccoides isolate Atlit2015 ecotype Zavitan chromosome 2A, WEW_v2.0, whole genome shotgun sequence DNA region contains:
- the LOC119358389 gene encoding zinc finger MYM-type protein 1-like → MDDKFGHDVFSKLGFDCWKNAVVAFRKHVGGPCSIHNISKTACDDFKNQRASVKSKVTTYSKGSLVKYETRVDTSLAIVSYLALQGEPFRGHDESSSSLNKGNFLELLDWVKERIPEVKVAFDELCPKNAQMTSGKIQKILISHCANAVTKAIKEEMGDCLFSVLIDECRDISVKEQMAVVIRYLSKQGETIERFLGIKHVPDTTSASLKKALLEVFAKHGLVVARLQGQGYDGASNMRGEFNGLHKLIRDENPYAFYIHCFAHQLQLVVVAVSRCCKGVEDFFEYVTMISNLSTSSCKRKDKLLDKQNKFFWIRLGEVRCPQEKGKIKKHPWSDLEIQDGALITQPYLALNQCGMQS, encoded by the exons ATGGATGATAAATTTGGGCATGATGTTTTCTCCAAATTGGGTTTTGACTGTTGGAAAAATGCGGTTGTAGCATTCCGTAAACATGTTGGTGGGCCATGTAGCATCCACAATATTTCAAAAACAGCATGTGATGATTTTAAAAATCAAAGGGCAAGTGTGAAAAGTAAAGTTACAACTTACAGCAAAGGTTCACTAGTCAAGTATGAAACTCGTGTGGATACATCTTTGGCCATTGTAAGTTATCTAGCATTGCAAGGTGAACCATTTCGTGGACACGATGAATCCAGTTCTTCTTTGAACAAGGGGAATTTTTTGGAGCTACTTGATTGGGTGAAAGAAAGAATTCCAGAAGTGAAGGTTGCATTTGATGAGCTATGCCCTAAGAATGCCCAAATGACTTccggaaaaattcaaaaaatccttATTTCCCATTGTGCAAATGCGGTCACCAAAGCAATCAAAGAAGAGATGGGTGATTGTCTTTTCTCTGTCCTTATTGATGAGTGTCGTGATATATCGGTGAAAGAACAAATGGCCGTGGTTATTAG GTACTTGAGCAAACAAGGAGAGACTATTGAACGATTTTTAGGTATTAAGCATGTCCCGGACACAACATCTGCTTCTTTAAAGAAGGCATTGTTGGAGGTTTTTGCTAAACACGGTCTGGTTGTTGCGCGACTACAAGGGCAAGGGTATGATGGGGCATCTAATATGAGAGGAGAATTCAATGGCCTTCATAAGTTAATTCGAGATGAGAACCCATATGCTTTCTATATCCATTGCTTTGCCCACCAACTGCAGTTGGTAGTTGTTGCTGTTTCGAGATGCTGCAAGGGTGTTGAGGATTTTTTTGAATATGTGACCATGATATCTAATCTCAGTACGTCATCTTGCAAGAGGAAGGATAAATTGCTTGACAAGCAAAACAAGTTCTTTTGGATAAGATTAGGGGAGGTGAGATGCCCACAGGAAAAGGGAAAAATCAAGAAACATCCTTGGTCAGACCTGGAGATACAAGATGGGGCTCTCATTACACAACCTTATCTCGCATTGAATCAATGTGGGATGCAGTCATAG